Proteins from one Dysgonomonas sp. HDW5A genomic window:
- the rlmH gene encoding 23S rRNA (pseudouridine(1915)-N(3))-methyltransferase RlmH: MKISLLVIGKTDAGYFVDAIREYENRLGHYIPFEMLVIPDIKNTKSLTESQQKEKEGELILKHLQAGDYLVLLDERGKEFSSLQFATYIEKKTHTVAKRLVFIIGGPYGFAETIYDKASEKISLSKMTFSHQMIRLIFIEQLYRAMTILNNEPYHHE; encoded by the coding sequence ATGAAAATAAGTCTTCTTGTTATAGGAAAAACCGATGCCGGATATTTTGTGGATGCCATCCGTGAATACGAGAACCGCCTGGGCCATTATATACCATTTGAAATGCTAGTAATACCAGACATAAAGAACACAAAGAGTCTAACTGAAAGTCAACAAAAAGAGAAGGAAGGCGAACTGATTCTAAAACATCTTCAAGCCGGAGACTACCTCGTATTATTGGATGAACGAGGTAAAGAATTTTCTTCACTACAATTCGCAACCTATATCGAAAAAAAGACACATACCGTAGCCAAAAGACTTGTATTTATCATTGGAGGTCCTTATGGTTTTGCCGAAACAATATACGATAAAGCTTCTGAAAAAATCTCCTTATCAAAAATGACTTTTTCTCATCAAATGATCCGCCTTATTTTTATAGAACAGCTC